Proteins encoded within one genomic window of Ranitomeya variabilis isolate aRanVar5 chromosome 4, aRanVar5.hap1, whole genome shotgun sequence:
- the PHC1 gene encoding polyhomeotic-like protein 1 isoform X5, which yields METESEQNSTSTNGSTASSASSRPQISQMSLYERQAVQALQALHRQPNAAQYFHQLMLQQQLSNAQLHSLAAVQQATIAATRQAASPNTVSNQQTSTTQGSQVNLSTSSSAQLLSRAQNVTAPSATTLTQSVLLSNASSPPLSQSQTQMYLRQQPQLGNLLQVNRSLNRGVPLNSQLILMPNGSVATVQQEVASPQNQGMHQDSDQVQNLAVRGQQTAQPTSTAAGPTIAHAAPPLSKPATHPMPSSSAPSQLPSSPVQQTMKNPMGPAGGTVSQGSQTEAEGRKAEGEAVQQSVGINLTRAATPAPNQTLISSATYTHIQPHSVLQQKQVVFQQQIAIHQHRQSQLVHASAHLQLAQQQPQATSQQGLQATPAQQTLVVQPMLQSPEATLPTKAPVPIQPKQPGKGIPPLNLQGHLASKPTQSARPLPTPPPNQPHIPVQLVGARQQGPAQAMALGAPQVPSQGSSLTQITLPPSPAPVPSAVSGTGQEAQAAFYGVLQSKMSGAVKRKSEEDREESPTLPVKASPPADAPPAVEESSTPADKSEAASQVSPALAVSAPPCTPTLSVTSRQHSDTKPPQAIVKPQILTHIIEGFVIQEGAEPFPVGSPQIPKDPEKTPAAVTALPPVESLLPHPPLDQTFSDSGNPKMMKCEYCGKVTSANQFRGSKRFCSLTCAKRKKLNQLQEAGGVRVRRRGPRRNSSEIARAKIQGKRMRVTEEDSSRGSDNSSYEEAFSPTSPAPASCRTPQRERDGSTPTSGPSNSELLGINPVFLSSNPSRWSVEEVYEFISSLQGCQDLAEDFRSQEIDGQALLLLKEEHLMSALNIKLGPALKICAKINLLKET from the exons GCAACGATCGCTGCCACCCGCCAGGCCGCCTCTCCTAACACCGTTTCCAATCAGCAGACGAGCACCACGCAAGGATCG CAGGTGAATCTGTCCACCAGCTCGTCAGCCCAGCTCCTAAGTCGTGCCCAGAACGTCACTGCACCCAGTGCTACAACACTCACTCAGTCAGTTTTGCTCAGCAATGCCAGCTCGCCACCTCTCAGCCAGTCACAGACGCAAATGTACCTCCGG CAGCAGCCGCAGCTTGGTAATCTTCTACAAGTCAATCGATCTCTGAATCGAGGTGTCCCTCTCAACTCCCAGCTTATTCTCATGCCCAATGGCTCTGTGGCTACAGTCCAGCAGGAAGTGGCATCCCCCCAAAATCAAGGCATGCATCAAGACTCCGACCAG gTTCAGAACTTGGCTGTTCGAGGTCAGCAGACTGCTCAACCCACGTCCACAGCTGCAGGGCCTACCATTGCTCATGCTGCGCCTCCACTGTCCAAACCAGCCACTCACCCAATGCCCTCTTCTTCCGCACCTTCACAACTGCCGTCTTCTCCAGTACAACAGACTATGAAGAATCCGATGGGCCCAGCAGGGGGCACTGTGAGTCAGGGGAGTCAGACAGAGGCGGAGGGGAGAAAAGCAGAAGGAGAGGCTGTGCAGCAAAGTGTCGGAATCAACTTGACCAGAGCTGCCACACCAGCACCCAACCAGACCCTTATTAGCTCTG CTACTTACACTCATATTCAGCCTCATTCAGTCCTACAACAGAAGCAGGTGGTATTCCAGCAGCAGATCGCCATCCACCAGCACCGTCAGTCCCAGCTCGTCCATGCCTCTGCCCATCTACAGCTGGCACAGCAGCAGCCGCAGGCCACCTCTCAGCAAGGCTTGCAGGCAACTCCTGCACAACAGACGCTGGTCGTGCAACCTATGCTGCAGAGTCCCGAGGCGACTCTGCCAACTAAAGCCCCAGTGCCCATTCAACCCAAGCAGCCAGGCAAAGGGATTCCACCTTTAAATCTACAAGGACATCTGGCATCCAAACCTACACAAAGTGCTAGACCGCTTCCTACACCCCCTCCTAACCAACCTCACATTCCCGTTCAACTCGTGGGTGCAAGACAGCAGGGTCCTGCTCAAGCTATGGCTCTCGGCGCTCCCCAGGTTCCATCACAGGGGTCTTCCTTAACACAGATCACACTGCCTCCGTCTCCTGCCCCGGTTCCCAGTGCAGTGTCAGGTACTGGGCAGGAAGCCCAAGCTGCCTTTTATGGAGTTCTGCAG AGCAAGATGTCTGGAGCTGTGAAGAGAAAGTCAGAGGAAGACCGAGAAGAATCGCCAACACTACCTGTAAAAGCATCGCCCCCAGCAGATGCACCACCTGCAGTGGAGGAGAGCAGCACTCCAGCTG ATAAGTCTGAGGCTGCCTCTCaagtctctccagcgctcgctgtgtCCGCTCCTCCTTGCACCCCCACGCTCTCTGTCACTTCTCGTCAGCACAGTGATACCAAGCCCCCACAAGCCATTGTGAAGCCGCAGATCCTGACTCATATTATAGAAGGCTTTGTCATCCAGGAGGGAGCTGAACCCTTTCCT GTTGGCAGTCCTCAGATACCAAAGGACCCAGAAAAGACCCCCGCAGCGGTTACTGCTCTGCCTCCGGTAGAGAGTCTGCTCCCTCATCCTCCATTAGATCAGACTTTTAGCG ATTCTGGAAACCCGAAAATGATGAAGTGTGAGTATTGTGGGAAGGTTACCTCAGCAAATCAATTCCGTGGCTCAAAGAGGTTCTGCTCTTTAACCTGTGCCAAAAG GAAGAAGCTAAACCAGCTCCAAGAAGCAGGAGGGGTGAGAGTACGCAGACGTGGCCCACGGAGGAACAGCTCTGAGATCGCACGAGCCAAGATCCAGGGGAAGAGAATGCGGGTAACTGAG GAGGACTCCAGCCGTGGATCTGACAACTCCAGTTATGAAGAAGCATTCTCTCCAACGTCTCCAGCACCAGCGTCCTGCAGAACCCCACAGCGGGAGAGAGACGGCAGCACTCCAACGAGCGGTCCCTCAAATTCTGAGCTGCTGGGGATTAATCCAGTGTTTCTGTCAAGCAATCCCAGTCGCTGGAGTGTGGAGGAAGTGTACGAGTTTATTTCTTCTCTGCAAG GTTGCCAAGACTTAGCAGAAGATTTCCGATCTCAAGAGATTGATGGGCAGGCTCTGCTGCTCCTGAAAGAAGAGCATCTTATGAGCGCCCTAAACATTAAACTCGGACCTGCATTGAAAATCTGCGCCAAAATCAACCTGTTAAAAGAAACTTAA
- the PHC1 gene encoding polyhomeotic-like protein 1 isoform X3, translating into METESEQNSTSTNGSTASSASSRPQISQMSLYERQAVQALQALHRQPNAAQYFHQLMLQQQLSNAQLHSLAAVQQATIAATRQAASPNTVSNQQTSTTQGSQVNLSTSSSAQLLSRAQNVTAPSATTLTQSVLLSNASSPPLSQSQTQMYLRQQPQLGNLLQVNRSLNRGVPLNSQLILMPNGSVATVQQEVASPQNQGMHQDSDQVQNLAVRGQQTAQPTSTAAGPTIAHAAPPLSKPATHPMPSSSAPSQLPSSPVQQTMKNPMGPAGGTVSQGSQTEAEGRKAEGEAVQQSVGINLTRAATPAPNQTLISSATYTHIQPHSVLQQKQVVFQQQIAIHQHRQSQLVHASAHLQLAQQQPQATSQQGLQATPAQQTLVVQPMLQSPEATLPTKAPVPIQPKQPGKGIPPLNLQGHLASKPTQSARPLPTPPPNQPHIPVQLVGARQQGPAQAMALGAPQVPSQGSSLTQITLPPSPAPVPSAVSGTGQEAQAAFYGVLQSKMSGAVKRKSEEDREESPTLPVKASPPADAPPAVEESSTPADKSEAASQVSPALAVSAPPCTPTLSVTSRQHSDTKPPQAIVKPQILTHIIEGFVIQEGAEPFPVGSPQIPKDPEKTPAAVTALPPVESLLPHPPLDQTFSDSGNPKMMKCEYCGKVTSANQFRGSKRFCSLTCAKRYNVSCSHQLRLKRKKLNQLQEAGGVRVRRRGPRRNSSEIARAKIQGKRMREDSSRGSDNSSYEEAFSPTSPAPASCRTPQRERDGSTPTSGPSNSELLGINPVFLSSNPSRWSVEEVYEFISSLQGCQDLAEDFRSQEIDGQALLLLKEEHLMSALNIKLGPALKICAKINLLKET; encoded by the exons GCAACGATCGCTGCCACCCGCCAGGCCGCCTCTCCTAACACCGTTTCCAATCAGCAGACGAGCACCACGCAAGGATCG CAGGTGAATCTGTCCACCAGCTCGTCAGCCCAGCTCCTAAGTCGTGCCCAGAACGTCACTGCACCCAGTGCTACAACACTCACTCAGTCAGTTTTGCTCAGCAATGCCAGCTCGCCACCTCTCAGCCAGTCACAGACGCAAATGTACCTCCGG CAGCAGCCGCAGCTTGGTAATCTTCTACAAGTCAATCGATCTCTGAATCGAGGTGTCCCTCTCAACTCCCAGCTTATTCTCATGCCCAATGGCTCTGTGGCTACAGTCCAGCAGGAAGTGGCATCCCCCCAAAATCAAGGCATGCATCAAGACTCCGACCAG gTTCAGAACTTGGCTGTTCGAGGTCAGCAGACTGCTCAACCCACGTCCACAGCTGCAGGGCCTACCATTGCTCATGCTGCGCCTCCACTGTCCAAACCAGCCACTCACCCAATGCCCTCTTCTTCCGCACCTTCACAACTGCCGTCTTCTCCAGTACAACAGACTATGAAGAATCCGATGGGCCCAGCAGGGGGCACTGTGAGTCAGGGGAGTCAGACAGAGGCGGAGGGGAGAAAAGCAGAAGGAGAGGCTGTGCAGCAAAGTGTCGGAATCAACTTGACCAGAGCTGCCACACCAGCACCCAACCAGACCCTTATTAGCTCTG CTACTTACACTCATATTCAGCCTCATTCAGTCCTACAACAGAAGCAGGTGGTATTCCAGCAGCAGATCGCCATCCACCAGCACCGTCAGTCCCAGCTCGTCCATGCCTCTGCCCATCTACAGCTGGCACAGCAGCAGCCGCAGGCCACCTCTCAGCAAGGCTTGCAGGCAACTCCTGCACAACAGACGCTGGTCGTGCAACCTATGCTGCAGAGTCCCGAGGCGACTCTGCCAACTAAAGCCCCAGTGCCCATTCAACCCAAGCAGCCAGGCAAAGGGATTCCACCTTTAAATCTACAAGGACATCTGGCATCCAAACCTACACAAAGTGCTAGACCGCTTCCTACACCCCCTCCTAACCAACCTCACATTCCCGTTCAACTCGTGGGTGCAAGACAGCAGGGTCCTGCTCAAGCTATGGCTCTCGGCGCTCCCCAGGTTCCATCACAGGGGTCTTCCTTAACACAGATCACACTGCCTCCGTCTCCTGCCCCGGTTCCCAGTGCAGTGTCAGGTACTGGGCAGGAAGCCCAAGCTGCCTTTTATGGAGTTCTGCAG AGCAAGATGTCTGGAGCTGTGAAGAGAAAGTCAGAGGAAGACCGAGAAGAATCGCCAACACTACCTGTAAAAGCATCGCCCCCAGCAGATGCACCACCTGCAGTGGAGGAGAGCAGCACTCCAGCTG ATAAGTCTGAGGCTGCCTCTCaagtctctccagcgctcgctgtgtCCGCTCCTCCTTGCACCCCCACGCTCTCTGTCACTTCTCGTCAGCACAGTGATACCAAGCCCCCACAAGCCATTGTGAAGCCGCAGATCCTGACTCATATTATAGAAGGCTTTGTCATCCAGGAGGGAGCTGAACCCTTTCCT GTTGGCAGTCCTCAGATACCAAAGGACCCAGAAAAGACCCCCGCAGCGGTTACTGCTCTGCCTCCGGTAGAGAGTCTGCTCCCTCATCCTCCATTAGATCAGACTTTTAGCG ATTCTGGAAACCCGAAAATGATGAAGTGTGAGTATTGTGGGAAGGTTACCTCAGCAAATCAATTCCGTGGCTCAAAGAGGTTCTGCTCTTTAACCTGTGCCAAAAG ATATAATGTAAGCTGCAGTCACCAATTACGTCTTAAAAGGAAGAAGCTAAACCAGCTCCAAGAAGCAGGAGGGGTGAGAGTACGCAGACGTGGCCCACGGAGGAACAGCTCTGAGATCGCACGAGCCAAGATCCAGGGGAAGAGAATGCGG GAGGACTCCAGCCGTGGATCTGACAACTCCAGTTATGAAGAAGCATTCTCTCCAACGTCTCCAGCACCAGCGTCCTGCAGAACCCCACAGCGGGAGAGAGACGGCAGCACTCCAACGAGCGGTCCCTCAAATTCTGAGCTGCTGGGGATTAATCCAGTGTTTCTGTCAAGCAATCCCAGTCGCTGGAGTGTGGAGGAAGTGTACGAGTTTATTTCTTCTCTGCAAG GTTGCCAAGACTTAGCAGAAGATTTCCGATCTCAAGAGATTGATGGGCAGGCTCTGCTGCTCCTGAAAGAAGAGCATCTTATGAGCGCCCTAAACATTAAACTCGGACCTGCATTGAAAATCTGCGCCAAAATCAACCTGTTAAAAGAAACTTAA
- the PHC1 gene encoding polyhomeotic-like protein 1 isoform X8 produces METESEQNSTSTNGSTASSASSRPQISQMSLYERQAVQALQALHRQPNAAQYFHQLMLQQQLSNAQLHSLAAVQQATIAATRQAASPNTVSNQQTSTTQGSQVNLSTSSSAQLLSRAQNVTAPSATTLTQSVLLSNASSPPLSQSQTQMYLRQPQLGNLLQVNRSLNRGVPLNSQLILMPNGSVATVQQEVASPQNQGMHQDSDQVQNLAVRGQQTAQPTSTAAGPTIAHAAPPLSKPATHPMPSSSAPSQLPSSPVQQTMKNPMGPAGGTVSQGSQTEAEGRKAEGEAVQQSVGINLTRAATPAPNQTLISSATYTHIQPHSVLQQKQVVFQQQIAIHQHRQSQLVHASAHLQLAQQQPQATSQQGLQATPAQQTLVVQPMLQSPEATLPTKAPVPIQPKQPGKGIPPLNLQGHLASKPTQSARPLPTPPPNQPHIPVQLVGARQQGPAQAMALGAPQVPSQGSSLTQITLPPSPAPVPSAVSGTGQEAQAAFYGVLQSKMSGAVKRKSEEDREESPTLPVKASPPADAPPAVEESSTPADKSEAASQVSPALAVSAPPCTPTLSVTSRQHSDTKPPQAIVKPQILTHIIEGFVIQEGAEPFPVGSPQIPKDPEKTPAAVTALPPVESLLPHPPLDQTFSDSGNPKMMKCEYCGKVTSANQFRGSKRFCSLTCAKRKKLNQLQEAGGVRVRRRGPRRNSSEIARAKIQGKRMREDSSRGSDNSSYEEAFSPTSPAPASCRTPQRERDGSTPTSGPSNSELLGINPVFLSSNPSRWSVEEVYEFISSLQGCQDLAEDFRSQEIDGQALLLLKEEHLMSALNIKLGPALKICAKINLLKET; encoded by the exons GCAACGATCGCTGCCACCCGCCAGGCCGCCTCTCCTAACACCGTTTCCAATCAGCAGACGAGCACCACGCAAGGATCG CAGGTGAATCTGTCCACCAGCTCGTCAGCCCAGCTCCTAAGTCGTGCCCAGAACGTCACTGCACCCAGTGCTACAACACTCACTCAGTCAGTTTTGCTCAGCAATGCCAGCTCGCCACCTCTCAGCCAGTCACAGACGCAAATGTACCTCCGG CAGCCGCAGCTTGGTAATCTTCTACAAGTCAATCGATCTCTGAATCGAGGTGTCCCTCTCAACTCCCAGCTTATTCTCATGCCCAATGGCTCTGTGGCTACAGTCCAGCAGGAAGTGGCATCCCCCCAAAATCAAGGCATGCATCAAGACTCCGACCAG gTTCAGAACTTGGCTGTTCGAGGTCAGCAGACTGCTCAACCCACGTCCACAGCTGCAGGGCCTACCATTGCTCATGCTGCGCCTCCACTGTCCAAACCAGCCACTCACCCAATGCCCTCTTCTTCCGCACCTTCACAACTGCCGTCTTCTCCAGTACAACAGACTATGAAGAATCCGATGGGCCCAGCAGGGGGCACTGTGAGTCAGGGGAGTCAGACAGAGGCGGAGGGGAGAAAAGCAGAAGGAGAGGCTGTGCAGCAAAGTGTCGGAATCAACTTGACCAGAGCTGCCACACCAGCACCCAACCAGACCCTTATTAGCTCTG CTACTTACACTCATATTCAGCCTCATTCAGTCCTACAACAGAAGCAGGTGGTATTCCAGCAGCAGATCGCCATCCACCAGCACCGTCAGTCCCAGCTCGTCCATGCCTCTGCCCATCTACAGCTGGCACAGCAGCAGCCGCAGGCCACCTCTCAGCAAGGCTTGCAGGCAACTCCTGCACAACAGACGCTGGTCGTGCAACCTATGCTGCAGAGTCCCGAGGCGACTCTGCCAACTAAAGCCCCAGTGCCCATTCAACCCAAGCAGCCAGGCAAAGGGATTCCACCTTTAAATCTACAAGGACATCTGGCATCCAAACCTACACAAAGTGCTAGACCGCTTCCTACACCCCCTCCTAACCAACCTCACATTCCCGTTCAACTCGTGGGTGCAAGACAGCAGGGTCCTGCTCAAGCTATGGCTCTCGGCGCTCCCCAGGTTCCATCACAGGGGTCTTCCTTAACACAGATCACACTGCCTCCGTCTCCTGCCCCGGTTCCCAGTGCAGTGTCAGGTACTGGGCAGGAAGCCCAAGCTGCCTTTTATGGAGTTCTGCAG AGCAAGATGTCTGGAGCTGTGAAGAGAAAGTCAGAGGAAGACCGAGAAGAATCGCCAACACTACCTGTAAAAGCATCGCCCCCAGCAGATGCACCACCTGCAGTGGAGGAGAGCAGCACTCCAGCTG ATAAGTCTGAGGCTGCCTCTCaagtctctccagcgctcgctgtgtCCGCTCCTCCTTGCACCCCCACGCTCTCTGTCACTTCTCGTCAGCACAGTGATACCAAGCCCCCACAAGCCATTGTGAAGCCGCAGATCCTGACTCATATTATAGAAGGCTTTGTCATCCAGGAGGGAGCTGAACCCTTTCCT GTTGGCAGTCCTCAGATACCAAAGGACCCAGAAAAGACCCCCGCAGCGGTTACTGCTCTGCCTCCGGTAGAGAGTCTGCTCCCTCATCCTCCATTAGATCAGACTTTTAGCG ATTCTGGAAACCCGAAAATGATGAAGTGTGAGTATTGTGGGAAGGTTACCTCAGCAAATCAATTCCGTGGCTCAAAGAGGTTCTGCTCTTTAACCTGTGCCAAAAG GAAGAAGCTAAACCAGCTCCAAGAAGCAGGAGGGGTGAGAGTACGCAGACGTGGCCCACGGAGGAACAGCTCTGAGATCGCACGAGCCAAGATCCAGGGGAAGAGAATGCGG GAGGACTCCAGCCGTGGATCTGACAACTCCAGTTATGAAGAAGCATTCTCTCCAACGTCTCCAGCACCAGCGTCCTGCAGAACCCCACAGCGGGAGAGAGACGGCAGCACTCCAACGAGCGGTCCCTCAAATTCTGAGCTGCTGGGGATTAATCCAGTGTTTCTGTCAAGCAATCCCAGTCGCTGGAGTGTGGAGGAAGTGTACGAGTTTATTTCTTCTCTGCAAG GTTGCCAAGACTTAGCAGAAGATTTCCGATCTCAAGAGATTGATGGGCAGGCTCTGCTGCTCCTGAAAGAAGAGCATCTTATGAGCGCCCTAAACATTAAACTCGGACCTGCATTGAAAATCTGCGCCAAAATCAACCTGTTAAAAGAAACTTAA
- the PHC1 gene encoding polyhomeotic-like protein 1 isoform X4, which produces METESEQNSTSTNGSTASSASSRPQISQMSLYERQAVQALQALHRQPNAAQYFHQLMLQQQLSNAQLHSLAAVQQATIAATRQAASPNTVSNQQTSTTQGSQVNLSTSSSAQLLSRAQNVTAPSATTLTQSVLLSNASSPPLSQSQTQMYLRQPQLGNLLQVNRSLNRGVPLNSQLILMPNGSVATVQQEVASPQNQGMHQDSDQVQNLAVRGQQTAQPTSTAAGPTIAHAAPPLSKPATHPMPSSSAPSQLPSSPVQQTMKNPMGPAGGTVSQGSQTEAEGRKAEGEAVQQSVGINLTRAATPAPNQTLISSATYTHIQPHSVLQQKQVVFQQQIAIHQHRQSQLVHASAHLQLAQQQPQATSQQGLQATPAQQTLVVQPMLQSPEATLPTKAPVPIQPKQPGKGIPPLNLQGHLASKPTQSARPLPTPPPNQPHIPVQLVGARQQGPAQAMALGAPQVPSQGSSLTQITLPPSPAPVPSAVSGTGQEAQAAFYGVLQSKMSGAVKRKSEEDREESPTLPVKASPPADAPPAVEESSTPADKSEAASQVSPALAVSAPPCTPTLSVTSRQHSDTKPPQAIVKPQILTHIIEGFVIQEGAEPFPVGSPQIPKDPEKTPAAVTALPPVESLLPHPPLDQTFSDSGNPKMMKCEYCGKVTSANQFRGSKRFCSLTCAKRYNVSCSHQLRLKRKKLNQLQEAGGVRVRRRGPRRNSSEIARAKIQGKRMREDSSRGSDNSSYEEAFSPTSPAPASCRTPQRERDGSTPTSGPSNSELLGINPVFLSSNPSRWSVEEVYEFISSLQGCQDLAEDFRSQEIDGQALLLLKEEHLMSALNIKLGPALKICAKINLLKET; this is translated from the exons GCAACGATCGCTGCCACCCGCCAGGCCGCCTCTCCTAACACCGTTTCCAATCAGCAGACGAGCACCACGCAAGGATCG CAGGTGAATCTGTCCACCAGCTCGTCAGCCCAGCTCCTAAGTCGTGCCCAGAACGTCACTGCACCCAGTGCTACAACACTCACTCAGTCAGTTTTGCTCAGCAATGCCAGCTCGCCACCTCTCAGCCAGTCACAGACGCAAATGTACCTCCGG CAGCCGCAGCTTGGTAATCTTCTACAAGTCAATCGATCTCTGAATCGAGGTGTCCCTCTCAACTCCCAGCTTATTCTCATGCCCAATGGCTCTGTGGCTACAGTCCAGCAGGAAGTGGCATCCCCCCAAAATCAAGGCATGCATCAAGACTCCGACCAG gTTCAGAACTTGGCTGTTCGAGGTCAGCAGACTGCTCAACCCACGTCCACAGCTGCAGGGCCTACCATTGCTCATGCTGCGCCTCCACTGTCCAAACCAGCCACTCACCCAATGCCCTCTTCTTCCGCACCTTCACAACTGCCGTCTTCTCCAGTACAACAGACTATGAAGAATCCGATGGGCCCAGCAGGGGGCACTGTGAGTCAGGGGAGTCAGACAGAGGCGGAGGGGAGAAAAGCAGAAGGAGAGGCTGTGCAGCAAAGTGTCGGAATCAACTTGACCAGAGCTGCCACACCAGCACCCAACCAGACCCTTATTAGCTCTG CTACTTACACTCATATTCAGCCTCATTCAGTCCTACAACAGAAGCAGGTGGTATTCCAGCAGCAGATCGCCATCCACCAGCACCGTCAGTCCCAGCTCGTCCATGCCTCTGCCCATCTACAGCTGGCACAGCAGCAGCCGCAGGCCACCTCTCAGCAAGGCTTGCAGGCAACTCCTGCACAACAGACGCTGGTCGTGCAACCTATGCTGCAGAGTCCCGAGGCGACTCTGCCAACTAAAGCCCCAGTGCCCATTCAACCCAAGCAGCCAGGCAAAGGGATTCCACCTTTAAATCTACAAGGACATCTGGCATCCAAACCTACACAAAGTGCTAGACCGCTTCCTACACCCCCTCCTAACCAACCTCACATTCCCGTTCAACTCGTGGGTGCAAGACAGCAGGGTCCTGCTCAAGCTATGGCTCTCGGCGCTCCCCAGGTTCCATCACAGGGGTCTTCCTTAACACAGATCACACTGCCTCCGTCTCCTGCCCCGGTTCCCAGTGCAGTGTCAGGTACTGGGCAGGAAGCCCAAGCTGCCTTTTATGGAGTTCTGCAG AGCAAGATGTCTGGAGCTGTGAAGAGAAAGTCAGAGGAAGACCGAGAAGAATCGCCAACACTACCTGTAAAAGCATCGCCCCCAGCAGATGCACCACCTGCAGTGGAGGAGAGCAGCACTCCAGCTG ATAAGTCTGAGGCTGCCTCTCaagtctctccagcgctcgctgtgtCCGCTCCTCCTTGCACCCCCACGCTCTCTGTCACTTCTCGTCAGCACAGTGATACCAAGCCCCCACAAGCCATTGTGAAGCCGCAGATCCTGACTCATATTATAGAAGGCTTTGTCATCCAGGAGGGAGCTGAACCCTTTCCT GTTGGCAGTCCTCAGATACCAAAGGACCCAGAAAAGACCCCCGCAGCGGTTACTGCTCTGCCTCCGGTAGAGAGTCTGCTCCCTCATCCTCCATTAGATCAGACTTTTAGCG ATTCTGGAAACCCGAAAATGATGAAGTGTGAGTATTGTGGGAAGGTTACCTCAGCAAATCAATTCCGTGGCTCAAAGAGGTTCTGCTCTTTAACCTGTGCCAAAAG ATATAATGTAAGCTGCAGTCACCAATTACGTCTTAAAAGGAAGAAGCTAAACCAGCTCCAAGAAGCAGGAGGGGTGAGAGTACGCAGACGTGGCCCACGGAGGAACAGCTCTGAGATCGCACGAGCCAAGATCCAGGGGAAGAGAATGCGG GAGGACTCCAGCCGTGGATCTGACAACTCCAGTTATGAAGAAGCATTCTCTCCAACGTCTCCAGCACCAGCGTCCTGCAGAACCCCACAGCGGGAGAGAGACGGCAGCACTCCAACGAGCGGTCCCTCAAATTCTGAGCTGCTGGGGATTAATCCAGTGTTTCTGTCAAGCAATCCCAGTCGCTGGAGTGTGGAGGAAGTGTACGAGTTTATTTCTTCTCTGCAAG GTTGCCAAGACTTAGCAGAAGATTTCCGATCTCAAGAGATTGATGGGCAGGCTCTGCTGCTCCTGAAAGAAGAGCATCTTATGAGCGCCCTAAACATTAAACTCGGACCTGCATTGAAAATCTGCGCCAAAATCAACCTGTTAAAAGAAACTTAA